In a genomic window of Passer domesticus isolate bPasDom1 chromosome 3, bPasDom1.hap1, whole genome shotgun sequence:
- the PKIB gene encoding cAMP-dependent protein kinase inhibitor beta: MTDVEPVVTDFVSSGRSGRRNALPDILGSPAGAGTSELPHKLAELSVSEDAGAEGGEVSSSKALPESQEAEGKRNDS; this comes from the exons ATGACTGATGTAGAGCCTGTGGTCACAGATTTTGTCTCATCAGGACGGTCAGGCCGCCGAAACGCCTTACCAGATATCCTGGGCtctcctgctggtgctgggacTTCAGAACTGCCACACAAACTGGCGGAGCTCTCTGTTTCAGAAG atgcaggagcagagggtggAGAAGTGTCATCATCCAAAGCCTTGCCGGAAAGTCAAGAGGCGGAAGGAAAACGCAATGATTCCTAA